In the genome of Blastocatellia bacterium, one region contains:
- a CDS encoding sigma-70 family RNA polymerase sigma factor, which translates to MATVASLPYHARDDHELMVATRAGDESAFYELVRRYRSPITNYIYRMVSDYETAVDLAQETFVRLYTHADRYRANHHFSTYIYKIASNLAISELRRRKRWNLISLVSFFASSDETDAGDDKDLDLPDTRPLQDAQLLEDEQRRVVRRAVASLPEKYRAAIILRDIEGLEYDRIAAILQLPVGTVKSRINRARSFLREKLRAYMREREP; encoded by the coding sequence GTGGCGACGGTGGCTTCGCTCCCGTACCACGCGCGCGACGATCATGAGCTGATGGTGGCGACGCGCGCCGGTGATGAATCAGCGTTTTATGAGCTGGTGCGCCGGTACCGCTCGCCCATCACCAACTACATCTATCGGATGGTGAGCGATTACGAGACGGCCGTTGATCTGGCTCAGGAGACGTTCGTGCGCCTCTACACGCACGCCGATCGCTACCGCGCCAATCACCACTTCTCCACCTACATCTACAAAATCGCCAGTAATCTGGCGATCAGCGAGCTGCGGCGGCGAAAACGCTGGAATCTGATCTCGCTCGTCTCCTTCTTCGCCAGTTCGGATGAGACCGACGCCGGTGACGATAAGGATTTGGATCTGCCCGACACGCGACCGCTCCAGGATGCTCAACTGCTGGAGGACGAGCAGCGGCGCGTCGTTCGGCGGGCGGTGGCTTCCTTGCCGGAGAAATACCGGGCCGCCATCATTCTGCGGGACATCGAGGGATTGGAGTACGACCGCATCGCCGCCATTTTGCAGCTCCCGGTGGGAACCGTCAAATCGCGAATTAATCGCGCCCGCAGCTTCCTGCGGGAAAAACTCCGCGCCTATATGCGGGAGAGAGAACCATGA
- a CDS encoding PDZ domain-containing protein, whose amino-acid sequence MRKGEDSRLTAMVKHRSSGSRERWRLWIVLLLIVWGVPAFAESRSANPAQQPEARETPWLVTVIHRARVSDLVTTLRRRGLRVAALDGISPTQHITNVTSGIVIDPAGRILVRLATISPEARPEDVTVITADGRTFHPTRIGCDETSGYTVIEVPGLGIAPPPFAPLPTPTEALPVQIISQVPDLTEEHKALLSSLGLGRDDRFALPQPPTAPLKSASGSSPSLPGRAAPSQPSKLWSLRWKLDSARLAQRIVGDTAEKHPAVIVEVSDDEWSADGSVVLNDKNEVIGVAEEVSPRTYFLNPIATLRQLVEQLTRQMAKATTATAEKIKARLAQSTRSTTAAAANILTRFGGWLGIRATNLAETDEATRARLRNLPEKAVIITDVVAEGPAARAGVRTGDVLLSFNGQRLSSVDHLAELIATTPIGQEVTLDVWREGTRQAITTRIEDRPASFAGAPTERAEVPVSAPPRRPSERTISASGDHRPSSRITLTQLGLKVTDLTEQLATFFGVADRPGPLITEVTAGSPAARAGLRAGDIITAINGTHTPTRRDLLRVLRLIEWRDSTTLSVGLVRDRQPLVVSLRLSR is encoded by the coding sequence ATGAGGAAAGGCGAGGACAGCCGGCTCACCGCCATGGTGAAGCACAGATCGTCAGGCAGCCGAGAGCGGTGGCGACTCTGGATCGTCCTTCTGCTCATCGTCTGGGGAGTACCGGCGTTTGCCGAATCCCGGAGCGCAAACCCGGCGCAACAACCGGAGGCGAGGGAGACCCCCTGGCTCGTGACGGTGATTCATCGTGCTCGTGTGAGCGATCTGGTCACGACTTTGCGTCGGCGTGGCCTTCGGGTGGCTGCCCTCGACGGTATCTCGCCGACACAGCACATCACCAACGTGACATCGGGTATTGTGATTGACCCGGCGGGACGAATTCTCGTCCGACTGGCCACCATCAGCCCGGAGGCTCGCCCGGAAGATGTCACCGTCATTACTGCCGATGGACGGACGTTTCATCCGACCCGCATCGGCTGTGACGAAACCAGCGGCTATACCGTCATCGAGGTTCCCGGCTTAGGCATCGCACCGCCGCCTTTCGCTCCGCTGCCGACACCGACCGAGGCGTTGCCGGTTCAGATCATCTCTCAGGTGCCCGATCTGACCGAGGAACACAAGGCTCTGCTGTCTTCGCTGGGCCTGGGGCGAGATGACCGGTTCGCTCTTCCTCAGCCGCCTACTGCGCCACTGAAGTCGGCTTCAGGATCATCCCCGTCCTTGCCCGGTCGAGCCGCACCCTCCCAGCCATCGAAGCTGTGGTCGCTGCGGTGGAAACTCGACTCAGCCCGGCTCGCGCAAAGGATCGTCGGCGACACGGCGGAGAAACATCCCGCCGTCATCGTCGAGGTCTCCGATGACGAATGGTCCGCCGATGGGAGCGTTGTCCTCAACGACAAGAACGAAGTCATCGGCGTCGCCGAGGAAGTGAGTCCGAGGACCTACTTTCTCAATCCCATTGCGACGCTGCGCCAGTTGGTGGAGCAACTGACCCGGCAGATGGCGAAAGCCACGACGGCCACTGCCGAGAAGATTAAAGCCCGCCTGGCCCAAAGCACTCGCAGCACGACGGCTGCCGCAGCGAATATCCTCACGCGCTTCGGCGGATGGCTGGGAATTCGCGCGACGAATCTGGCGGAAACTGATGAGGCCACACGGGCTCGATTGAGAAATCTACCTGAGAAAGCCGTCATCATCACCGATGTTGTCGCCGAAGGTCCGGCGGCCCGCGCCGGAGTGCGAACCGGTGATGTCCTGCTTTCGTTCAACGGGCAGCGCCTCTCCTCGGTGGATCATCTGGCCGAACTGATCGCCACCACGCCAATTGGCCAGGAAGTCACGCTCGATGTCTGGCGCGAGGGGACGCGGCAGGCGATTACGACCCGCATTGAGGATCGCCCCGCATCCTTTGCCGGTGCGCCCACGGAACGGGCCGAGGTACCGGTTTCTGCTCCCCCGCGGCGTCCGTCTGAGCGAACAATCTCCGCATCGGGTGACCACCGACCGTCCTCCCGCATTACGCTCACCCAGCTTGGACTCAAGGTGACCGATTTGACCGAGCAACTGGCGACGTTCTTCGGCGTGGCGGATCGCCCTGGCCCCCTCATCACGGAAGTCACTGCCGGGAGCCCGGCGGCTCGTGCCGGACTCCGAGCGGGAGACATCATCACCGCGATCAACGGCACGCACACGCCCACGCGCCGTGATCTTCTCCGGGTGTTGCGGCTCATTGAATGGCGGGACTCGACTACTCTCTCCGTTGGCCTTGTGCGCGACCGTCAGCCTCTGGTCGTCTCCCTGCGGCTGTCACGATGA